From a single Miscanthus floridulus cultivar M001 chromosome 8, ASM1932011v1, whole genome shotgun sequence genomic region:
- the LOC136471645 gene encoding uncharacterized protein produces MANWAVDPRPHVPRGFTLQDPVSRPPLRHEVYVAGCYSLHDEDLAIVKLQPPVHKDDFASLDSALRAFFEEMHRVRVAEIQPCPLGDAYVRFNTALEREKFLGPVFSFGNCSMTVIKHDEGDNVRSYDLDREAWVMLVGFPEDLKNGPIIAKTVSGFGILVYWHESNNLARVVAKVYLNDNAKIPDSVKINAGLPQKGRSWTLPCYVLKTNSVFAPRDEEGFATVGPLHPIPPQPPRWAGSDHLESSETTPVVSNVASAMQVDGAGHSRWEEQLAPMDPVPETTEV; encoded by the coding sequence ATGGCGAACTGGGCCGTCGATCCGCGCCCACATGTGCCCCGCGGCTTCACCCTGCAAGACCCGGTGTCCCGTCCGCCGCTCCGACATGAGGTGTACGTGGCTGGCTGCTACAGCTTGCACGATGAAGACCTGGCGATCGTGAAGCTGCAGCCGCCAGTCCACAAGGACGACTTCGCAAGTCTGGACTCCGCTCTCCGTGCATTCTTTGAGGAGATGCACCGGGTGCGTGTAGCAGAGATTCAGCCCTGCCCCCTTGGTGACGCCTATGTTCGTTTCAACACTGCTTTAGAGCGCGAGAAGTTCCTTGGGCCAGTCTTTAGTTTTGGCAACTGCTCAATGACTGTGATCAAACATGATGAGGGTGACAATGTGCGCAGCTATGATTTAGATCGTGAGGCCTGGGTCATGTTAGTTGGGTTCCCAGAGGATTTGAAAAATGGACCAATTATTGCTAAAACTGTTTCAGGGTTTGGGATTCTTGTGTATTGGCACGAGTCGAACAATCTAGCTAGGGTCGTTGCTAAGGTGTATCTGAATGACAATGCAAAAATTCCAGACTCAGTCAAGATCAATGCCGGCTTACCCCAGAAGGGACGATCCTGGACCCTGCCTTGCTATGTGCTGAAAACTAACAGTGTCTTTGCACCCAGAGATGAAGAAGGTTTTGCCACTGTAGGTCCTCTGCACCCGATCCCACCTCAGCCCCCTCGTTGGGCTGGTTCAGATCATCTGGAAAGCTCAGAAACTACCCCGGTGGTGTCCAATGTTGCCTCTGCCATGCAGGTTGACGGTGCCGGGCATAGCAGGTGGGAGGAACAGTTGGCCCCCATGGACCCTGTGCCAGAAACAACTGAAGTTTAG
- the LOC136471647 gene encoding RING-H2 finger protein ATL39-like, which translates to MSVMSTVDASPGTPPPSPPPGHRGCCTSGATLELVGAFTAVCLVLYGVILYMNYLYVRWSGRDGVHRTDSGAGLPARKRPAGGIDKVALAAMPVLRFKADAHGGGGDSPMECAVCLSAMQDGDAVRALPGCRHAFHVACVDAWLCARATCPVCRARPALPPPQQAPKAGAKVPGSSGRQPDLESQV; encoded by the coding sequence ATGAGCGTCATGTCCACGGTGGACGCGTCGCCGGGGactccgccgccgtcgccgccaccggGCCACCGTGGGTGCTGCACCTCCGGCGCGACGCTGGAGCTGGTGGGCGCGTTCACGGCGGTGTGCCTGGTGCTGTACGGGGTGATCCTGTACATGAACTACCTCTACGTGCGCTGGAGCGGCCGCGACGGCGTGCACCGGACGGACTCCGGCGCGGGGCTGCCCGCAAGGAAGAGGCCCGCGGGAGGGATAGACAAGGTGGCGCTGGCGGCCATGCCGGTGCTCAGGTTCAAGGCGgacgcgcacggcggcggcggggactcGCCTATGGAGTGCGCGGTGTGCCTGAGCGCCATGCAGGACGGGGACGCGGTGCGCGCGCTGCCCGGATGCCGGCACGCGTTCCACGTCGCCTGCGTCGACGCCTGGCTCTGCGCGCGCGCAACCTGCCCCGTCTGCCGCGCGCGCCCCGCGCTCCCGCCGCCGCAGCAGGCGCCCAAGGCTGGCGCCAAGGTGCCGGGGTCCTCCGGCCGGCAGCCGGACCTGGAGAGCCAAGTGTAG
- the LOC136471648 gene encoding E3 ubiquitin-protein ligase EL5-like, translating into MSSYGPTGAPADAMEAAAAAGGSYRVCDTVVLVCLGSASALIVLTVAICFRRAFANGYAAAAVAANGAGATAANGRSQCGLAPSSMSAIPMLAYRRGAGAAAGAGWAQCAICLAVVRDGETVRLLPACGHLFHVECIDLWLRSHATCPLCRRDVVEAPAEKV; encoded by the coding sequence atgTCGTCCTACGGTCCCACCGGCGCCCCGGCGGACGCGATGgaagctgctgccgccgccggcggcagcTACCGGGTGTGCGACACGGTGGTGCTCGTCTGCCTCGGCTCCGCCTCCGCCCTCATCGTCCTCACGGTGGCCATCTGCTTCCGCCGCGCCTTCGCCAACGGGTACgcggccgccgccgtggccgcgaACGGCGCCGGAGCCACCGCTGCCAACGGCAGAAGCCAGTGCGGGCTGGCGCCGTCCTCGATGTCGGCGATCCCCATGCTCGCCTACCGGaggggcgccggcgccgccgctggCGCCGGGTGGGCGCAGTGCGCCATCTGCCTCGCCGTGGTGCGGGACGGGGAGACGGTGCGGTTGCTGCCGGCGTGCGGGCACCTATTCCACGTCGAGTGCATCGATCTGTGGCTGCGCTCTCATGCTACCTGCCCGCTTTGCCGGCGTGACGTCGTCGAGGCTCCCGCCGAAAAGGTTTGA